A single genomic interval of Solimonas sp. K1W22B-7 harbors:
- a CDS encoding DUF1302 domain-containing protein, which translates to MRTTGSGSVRPQWRGLRLLALMAALSITGRAAAVEFDLGESGVSGELKAELAVGARVRMQDRDSRLLGKLNVQGQQGLCGADGADCAGIDGNARYLAAKGNLLPDYDNGDLNYDQYDLVAATSRLSVQMKLSRDDWGIFTRGLFYYDPVNDGFEESHPNTVFQPAHTRRPRGVEDEIGRRVDLMEAYVYGSVPFFNDNTLNITLGRQNITWGESNFLVLNSINTINPPSANRLEFPVGTLNEAFTPVPMLLLGTNFGNGLSAQVFYQFGWEPVELESAGSYYSTDDTTGTGGRLAHLQGQTPEDPDNQIRPNAPLSNSGRTFYRDPDREPRDGGQYGAELKFYAEELGEGTTFGLYFANYHNRLPIGSFIAADASSCRQAPEALDSTPLLVLPFCLLGGEAAPVDTIRYFLEYPEDVQMIGASVVSPVGEWSFQGEYAFRPNLPIQVDAVDLSFAALQPAFPRQDVPVPLVGLTIPGARHGAPDYIETIYRGHTVMPGDTIKGYERMKVGQLNLSALRLASNNPFHAAQWLMLIEAGLTHVLDMPSLNQLQFEGPGTSASYAPGIDGTGDPDGTADPDRTNPTQQKRGFATQVSWGYRVYQELEYPDGPFGLTWKPNLLIAHDVQGTAPGPGGNFIEGRMEFDLGLTLKAQELWSANLVYVWYTGADEFNLLRDRDNLAANVIFNF; encoded by the coding sequence GTGAGGACGACAGGCAGCGGGTCGGTACGACCACAATGGCGCGGGCTGCGGTTGCTGGCCCTGATGGCGGCGTTGTCGATCACAGGCCGCGCAGCCGCGGTGGAGTTCGACCTGGGAGAAAGCGGCGTCAGCGGCGAACTCAAGGCCGAACTGGCCGTCGGCGCCCGTGTCCGCATGCAGGACCGCGACTCTCGCCTGCTCGGCAAGCTCAATGTCCAGGGCCAGCAGGGCCTCTGCGGCGCCGATGGCGCGGACTGCGCCGGTATCGACGGCAATGCCCGCTACCTGGCCGCGAAGGGCAACCTGCTGCCGGACTACGACAACGGCGACCTCAACTACGACCAGTACGACCTGGTCGCCGCCACGTCCAGGCTCAGCGTCCAGATGAAGCTGTCGCGCGACGACTGGGGCATCTTCACCCGCGGCCTGTTCTACTACGATCCGGTCAACGACGGCTTCGAGGAAAGTCACCCGAACACCGTCTTCCAGCCCGCGCATACGCGCCGGCCCAGGGGCGTGGAGGACGAGATCGGCCGGCGCGTGGACCTGATGGAAGCCTACGTCTACGGCTCCGTGCCGTTCTTCAACGACAACACGCTGAACATCACCCTCGGCCGCCAGAACATCACCTGGGGCGAGAGCAACTTCCTGGTGCTCAACAGCATCAACACGATCAACCCGCCCAGCGCCAACCGCCTGGAGTTCCCGGTCGGAACGCTGAACGAGGCGTTCACGCCGGTGCCGATGCTGCTGCTGGGGACCAACTTCGGCAACGGCCTCAGCGCGCAGGTCTTCTACCAGTTCGGCTGGGAGCCGGTGGAGCTGGAGTCGGCGGGCAGCTACTACTCCACCGACGACACCACCGGCACCGGCGGCCGCCTGGCGCACCTGCAGGGCCAGACGCCGGAAGATCCGGACAACCAGATTCGTCCCAACGCGCCCTTGTCGAACTCCGGCCGCACGTTCTACCGCGACCCGGACCGCGAGCCTCGCGACGGCGGCCAGTACGGCGCGGAGTTGAAGTTCTACGCCGAGGAACTGGGCGAGGGCACCACCTTCGGCCTGTACTTCGCCAACTACCACAACCGCCTGCCGATCGGCAGCTTCATCGCCGCCGACGCCTCGTCCTGCCGCCAGGCCCCCGAGGCGCTGGACTCGACGCCGCTGCTGGTGCTGCCGTTCTGCCTGCTCGGCGGCGAGGCGGCACCGGTGGACACGATCCGCTACTTCCTCGAATACCCCGAGGACGTGCAGATGATCGGCGCCAGCGTGGTGTCGCCGGTGGGCGAGTGGTCGTTCCAGGGCGAGTACGCGTTCCGGCCCAACCTGCCGATCCAGGTCGATGCCGTGGACCTCAGCTTCGCCGCGCTGCAGCCGGCCTTCCCGCGCCAGGATGTGCCGGTGCCGCTGGTGGGCCTGACCATTCCCGGTGCGCGCCACGGCGCACCCGACTACATCGAGACGATCTATCGCGGCCACACCGTGATGCCCGGCGACACCATCAAGGGCTACGAGCGCATGAAGGTCGGCCAGCTCAACCTCAGCGCGCTGCGCCTGGCGTCGAACAACCCCTTCCACGCCGCCCAATGGCTGATGCTGATCGAGGCCGGCCTGACCCATGTGCTGGACATGCCCTCGCTGAACCAGCTGCAGTTCGAAGGGCCGGGCACCAGCGCCAGCTATGCACCGGGCATCGACGGTACCGGCGATCCCGACGGTACGGCCGACCCCGACCGCACCAACCCCACGCAGCAGAAGCGGGGCTTCGCGACGCAGGTTTCCTGGGGCTACCGCGTCTACCAGGAGCTGGAGTACCCGGATGGTCCCTTCGGCCTGACCTGGAAGCCCAACCTGCTGATCGCGCACGACGTCCAGGGCACCGCGCCGGGACCTGGCGGCAACTTCATCGAGGGCCGCATGGAGTTCGACCTGGGCCTGACACTGAAGGCGCAGGAGCTGTGGAGCGCCAATCTCGTATACGTCTGGTACACCGGTGCCGACGAGTTCAATCTGCTGCGTGACCGCGACAATCTCGCGGCCAACGTCATCTTCAATTTCTGA
- a CDS encoding amino acid permease, translating into MSLLRTKTITPHAVTGLRRCLTATDLTLLGIGCIIGAGIFVLTGIAAATHAGPAIVLSYVVAGLACAFAALSYAELSSSIGGCGSAYGYAYASVGELPAWIIGWALILEYGVATATVAIGWSGYFTNALQAVGLHLPPALLHAPHEGGLINLPAAAIVGLLAILLVAGARESARFNAVMVLVKVLAIALFIGIASFHVEPAHWTPFMPFGWGGVMTGAATIFFAYIGFDAVSTAADEAVNPQRDVPIGILASLAICTAIYIVVAGLLTGVAHYDTLNNPSPVAQVLLGLGYKWASALIAAGAIAGLTTVMLVLFFGLTRIFLAMSTDGLLPPALSRVNPKTQTPVRVILASAVLIAGIAGFTPIGQVAELTNIGTLAAFTMVCLGVIVARRTRPELPRPFRVPFYPLLPVLGMIACLALMLSLPAATWQRFGLWMLLGLAVYFLYARRRSHLGRPSWPCATPSASANDLPGRGGDSLVFPHNVAQGTPGAAAEERGA; encoded by the coding sequence ATGAGCCTGCTGAGAACCAAGACCATCACGCCCCATGCCGTCACCGGCCTGCGACGCTGCCTGACCGCCACCGACCTGACCCTGCTCGGCATCGGCTGCATCATCGGCGCCGGCATTTTCGTGCTGACCGGCATCGCGGCCGCGACCCACGCGGGACCGGCGATCGTGCTGTCCTACGTCGTTGCCGGCCTGGCCTGCGCCTTCGCCGCGCTGTCCTATGCCGAGCTGTCGTCCAGCATCGGCGGCTGCGGCAGCGCCTACGGCTATGCCTACGCCAGCGTCGGCGAGCTGCCGGCCTGGATCATCGGCTGGGCGCTGATCCTGGAGTACGGCGTCGCCACGGCGACGGTGGCGATCGGCTGGTCGGGCTATTTCACCAACGCCCTGCAGGCGGTGGGTCTCCACCTGCCGCCGGCGCTGCTGCACGCGCCGCATGAGGGTGGGCTGATCAACCTGCCGGCGGCGGCCATCGTCGGCCTGCTGGCCATCCTGCTGGTGGCCGGGGCGCGGGAATCGGCACGTTTCAACGCCGTGATGGTGCTGGTGAAGGTGCTGGCCATCGCGCTGTTCATCGGCATCGCTTCATTCCATGTCGAGCCGGCGCACTGGACGCCGTTCATGCCCTTCGGCTGGGGCGGCGTGATGACGGGTGCGGCGACGATCTTCTTCGCCTACATCGGCTTCGACGCGGTCTCCACCGCGGCCGACGAGGCGGTCAACCCGCAGCGCGACGTACCCATCGGCATCCTGGCGTCGCTGGCGATCTGCACCGCGATCTACATCGTTGTCGCCGGCCTGCTGACCGGCGTGGCGCACTACGACACGCTCAACAATCCCTCGCCGGTGGCGCAGGTGCTGCTGGGCCTGGGCTACAAGTGGGCCTCCGCGCTGATCGCCGCCGGGGCGATCGCGGGGCTGACCACGGTGATGCTGGTGCTGTTCTTCGGCCTCACGCGCATCTTCCTGGCGATGTCCACCGATGGCCTGCTGCCGCCGGCCCTGTCCCGGGTGAACCCGAAGACGCAGACGCCGGTGCGGGTGATCCTGGCCAGTGCCGTGCTGATCGCGGGCATCGCAGGGTTTACGCCCATCGGCCAGGTGGCCGAGCTGACCAACATCGGCACGCTGGCCGCCTTCACCATGGTCTGCCTGGGCGTCATCGTCGCCCGCCGCACGCGGCCGGAGCTGCCGCGGCCGTTCCGGGTGCCGTTCTACCCCCTGCTGCCGGTGCTGGGCATGATCGCCTGCCTGGCGCTGATGCTGAGCCTGCCGGCGGCGACCTGGCAGCGCTTCGGTCTGTGGATGCTGCTGGGGCTGGCGGTGTACTTCCTCTATGCCCGCCGCCGCAGCCACCTCGGGCGCCCCTCCTGGCCTTGTGCGACCCCTTCGGCGTCCGCCAATGATCTGCCGGGCAGAGGGGGTGATTCCTTAGTATTCCCCCATAACGTGGCGCAGGGGACCCCCGGCGCCGCAGCTGAGGAGCGAGGCGCGTGA
- a CDS encoding D-amino acid dehydrogenase: MRVIVLGAGVIGVTTAYYLNRRGCDVTVIDRQAQPAAETSFANGGQVSVSHAEPWANPGAPWKTLKWLLREDAPLLFRPRFDPRQWWWGLSFLHECLPWRTRHNIRQIVQLGSYSRDMLQALRRDTGLQYDQRTQGILHFYTSAREFDAAVAPTKQMQELGCDRRLISADEAVALEPALRHIRPQLAGATYTAADESGDAQQFTRTLAALCAARGVKFLMNHQVTALRTTEGRLHHVEAVDGEGRYVQLKANNYVMALGSFSPLLAQQLGLRLNIYPAKGYSVTMPILDESMAHQVSLTDDEYKLVFSRLGDRLRIAGTAELNGYDRNLNPVRCQAIVRRVEQLFPGAGDSSKAQFWTGLRPATPSNLPYIGRSRVPNLYLNTGHGTLGWTHACGSGSAISDIVCGRRPELDFAFTGLPAAGGGGQVQTIS; this comes from the coding sequence ATGAGAGTGATCGTTCTTGGCGCCGGCGTGATCGGCGTGACCACCGCGTATTACCTGAACCGCAGGGGCTGCGACGTCACCGTCATCGATCGGCAGGCGCAGCCCGCCGCAGAAACCAGCTTCGCCAACGGCGGCCAGGTGTCGGTCAGCCACGCCGAGCCCTGGGCCAATCCCGGGGCGCCCTGGAAGACGCTGAAGTGGCTGCTGCGCGAGGATGCACCGCTGCTGTTCCGGCCGCGCTTCGATCCGCGCCAGTGGTGGTGGGGCCTCAGTTTCCTGCATGAGTGCCTGCCCTGGCGCACGCGGCACAACATCCGCCAGATCGTGCAGCTCGGCAGCTACAGCCGCGACATGCTCCAGGCCTTGCGTCGCGACACCGGCCTGCAGTACGACCAGCGCACGCAGGGCATCCTGCATTTCTATACCAGTGCGCGCGAGTTCGACGCCGCGGTGGCCCCCACGAAGCAGATGCAGGAGCTGGGCTGCGACCGCCGCCTGATCTCGGCCGACGAGGCGGTGGCACTGGAGCCGGCGCTGCGGCACATCCGCCCGCAACTGGCAGGCGCGACCTACACCGCGGCGGACGAGTCCGGCGACGCGCAGCAGTTCACCCGCACGCTGGCCGCGCTCTGCGCCGCGCGTGGCGTGAAGTTCCTGATGAACCACCAGGTCACCGCGCTGCGCACCACCGAGGGGCGCCTGCACCATGTCGAGGCAGTGGATGGCGAGGGTCGGTATGTCCAGCTCAAGGCCAACAACTACGTGATGGCGCTGGGCAGCTTCAGCCCGCTGCTGGCACAGCAGCTCGGCCTGCGTCTCAACATCTATCCGGCCAAGGGCTACTCGGTGACGATGCCGATCCTCGACGAATCGATGGCCCACCAGGTGTCGCTCACCGACGACGAGTACAAGCTGGTGTTCTCGCGTCTCGGCGACCGCCTGCGTATCGCCGGCACGGCCGAGCTCAACGGCTACGACCGCAACCTCAACCCGGTGCGCTGCCAGGCGATCGTGCGCCGGGTCGAGCAGTTGTTTCCCGGTGCCGGCGACAGCTCGAAGGCACAGTTCTGGACCGGGCTGCGCCCTGCCACCCCGTCCAACCTGCCTTACATCGGGCGCAGCCGGGTGCCGAACCTGTACCTGAACACCGGCCACGGCACGCTGGGCTGGACCCATGCCTGCGGCTCCGGCAGCGCCATCTCCGACATCGTCTGCGGACGCCGGCCGGAACTGGATTTCGCCTTCACCGGGCTGCCCGCCGCCGGCGGCGGCGGCCAAGTACAAACCATTTCCTGA
- a CDS encoding 1-aminocyclopropane-1-carboxylate deaminase/D-cysteine desulfhydrase: protein MDLSPYPLLTAYRALAAALPVAGLLAGPTPVERLAGGDSLFLKRDDLTATDYGGNKIRKLDFLLAAAKARGARELLTFGYAGSNFVAATAWHGRKLGLDTLAYLLPQPGAAYVADNLAIGLHAGAELRELPDDKRIIAAALLRSARSLVRRGRLPEWIPPGGSAPVGVAGYINAAFELRQQVNAGLLPEPELIYVAFSSMGTVAGLSLGLELAGLRSRIVAVQVVDHRYAGPQKLQRLIERTRSHLHSIDSGFRRRATSPERISIRDEFFGSGYARPTPQTRAAVARFEAASGARADSAYSGKALACLYQDLDAGELYGRDVLFWHTFNAHPLPAGVSHPEPARIPESLRHYFGDRR from the coding sequence ATGGACCTTTCGCCCTATCCCCTGCTCACGGCCTACCGCGCGCTCGCCGCCGCGCTGCCGGTCGCCGGCCTGCTGGCCGGGCCGACGCCCGTCGAGCGGCTCGCCGGCGGTGACTCCCTGTTCCTCAAGCGCGACGACCTGACCGCCACCGACTACGGCGGCAACAAGATCCGCAAGCTGGATTTCCTGCTCGCGGCCGCAAAGGCTCGCGGCGCGCGCGAACTGCTGACCTTCGGCTACGCAGGGTCCAACTTCGTTGCCGCCACCGCCTGGCACGGCCGCAAGCTGGGACTCGACACCCTCGCCTACCTGCTGCCCCAGCCCGGCGCAGCCTACGTCGCCGACAACCTTGCGATCGGCCTGCATGCTGGTGCCGAATTGCGGGAGCTGCCGGACGACAAGCGCATCATCGCCGCCGCCCTGTTGCGTAGCGCGCGCAGCCTGGTACGCCGCGGGCGGCTGCCCGAATGGATTCCGCCCGGGGGCTCGGCGCCGGTCGGAGTCGCCGGCTACATCAACGCCGCCTTCGAACTGCGACAGCAGGTCAACGCCGGCCTTCTGCCGGAACCCGAATTGATCTATGTCGCCTTCAGCAGCATGGGTACGGTGGCGGGCCTGTCGCTGGGGCTGGAACTGGCTGGCCTGCGCAGCCGGATCGTCGCGGTGCAGGTCGTGGATCACCGCTATGCAGGCCCGCAGAAGCTGCAGCGCCTGATCGAACGCACGCGCAGCCACCTGCACAGCATCGACTCCGGATTTCGGCGGCGCGCAACATCACCGGAACGCATCAGCATCCGCGACGAGTTCTTCGGCAGCGGCTATGCCCGGCCGACACCACAGACCCGCGCGGCGGTGGCACGCTTTGAAGCCGCCAGCGGCGCCCGCGCCGACAGCGCCTACTCCGGCAAGGCCCTGGCCTGCCTCTACCAGGACCTGGATGCCGGCGAACTGTACGGCCGCGACGTATTGTTCTGGCACACCTTCAACGCTCACCCCTTGCCGGCCGGCGTGAGCCATCCCGAGCCCGCGCGGATACCGGAAAGCCTGCGTCACTACTTCGGTGACCGGCGGTAG
- a CDS encoding WS/DGAT/MGAT family O-acyltransferase: MATKALNPMDASWLYVESKDTPMHVAGLMIFELPKGAPLSYFQDLFKDSREHQQFYAPWNRKLRSSRLKNLRHEWVEEKDVDLDYHVRLSALPWPGGERELGILIARLHSRPLNFRRPPWECHVIQGLEHNRFALYIKMHHALIDGVSGMRLLARMLAKTPEDHELPAFWSVPPEKRAPTASLTSAADAVGGLVAGLRQKFSSVPELARATRELLRAARSKTDPMGVPFKAPKSMLNGRITGQRRFATQLYSIERVKKLAKAADCSLNDVVLALCGAALRRFLEEAGELPAQPLTAGIPVSVRPADDQEQGNAISFIISTLGTDIVDPVERLQAIRASTQRAKAHLQSLPKSALESYTMLLMGPYILQLLSGLGGRTRPVFNVTVSNVPGPQQPLYLRGAKLVANYPVSLVTHGQAINITCHGYADTLSFGFVACRDTLPHMQRIAVYTGEALEELETAVYGAAKPRRG; this comes from the coding sequence ATGGCAACCAAGGCTCTCAATCCGATGGACGCGTCCTGGCTCTATGTCGAGTCGAAGGACACGCCGATGCACGTCGCCGGCCTGATGATCTTCGAGCTGCCCAAGGGCGCGCCGCTGAGCTATTTCCAGGACCTGTTCAAGGACTCGCGCGAGCACCAGCAGTTCTACGCGCCCTGGAACCGCAAGCTGCGCAGCTCTCGTCTGAAGAACCTGCGGCACGAGTGGGTGGAGGAAAAAGACGTCGATCTCGACTACCACGTGCGGCTGTCGGCGCTGCCCTGGCCGGGCGGCGAACGCGAACTCGGCATCCTGATTGCGCGCCTGCACAGCCGGCCGCTGAACTTCCGCCGCCCGCCCTGGGAATGTCACGTGATCCAGGGCCTGGAGCACAACCGCTTCGCGCTCTACATCAAGATGCACCATGCACTGATCGACGGCGTCAGCGGCATGCGCCTGCTGGCGCGCATGCTGGCCAAGACGCCGGAGGACCATGAGCTGCCGGCCTTCTGGTCGGTGCCGCCGGAGAAGCGTGCGCCGACCGCGTCCCTGACCAGCGCCGCCGATGCGGTCGGTGGACTGGTCGCAGGCCTGCGGCAGAAGTTCAGCTCGGTGCCGGAACTGGCGCGGGCCACGCGCGAACTGCTGCGCGCGGCGCGCAGCAAGACCGACCCGATGGGCGTGCCGTTCAAGGCCCCCAAGTCGATGCTCAATGGCCGCATCACCGGCCAGCGCCGCTTCGCCACGCAGCTGTATTCGATCGAGCGGGTGAAGAAGCTGGCCAAGGCCGCGGACTGCTCGCTCAACGATGTGGTGCTGGCGCTCTGCGGTGCGGCGCTGCGCCGCTTCCTGGAGGAGGCCGGCGAACTGCCGGCGCAGCCCCTGACGGCCGGCATCCCGGTATCGGTGCGGCCGGCCGACGACCAGGAGCAGGGCAACGCGATCAGTTTCATCATCTCCACGCTGGGCACCGACATCGTCGACCCGGTCGAACGCCTGCAGGCGATCCGCGCCTCGACGCAGCGCGCCAAGGCGCACCTGCAGAGCCTGCCGAAGAGCGCCCTGGAGAGCTACACCATGCTGCTGATGGGTCCCTACATCCTGCAGTTGCTCAGCGGCCTGGGCGGCCGCACACGGCCGGTGTTCAATGTCACCGTGTCCAACGTGCCCGGCCCGCAGCAGCCGCTCTATCTGCGGGGCGCCAAGCTGGTGGCGAACTATCCGGTGTCGCTGGTCACCCATGGCCAGGCGATCAACATCACCTGCCATGGCTACGCCGACACGCTGAGCTTCGGCTTCGTGGCCTGCCGCGACACGCTGCCGCACATGCAGCGCATCGCGGTCTATACCGGCGAGGCGCTGGAGGAACTGGAGACCGCGGTCTACGGTGCGGCGAAGCCCAGGCGCGGCTGA
- a CDS encoding DUF6351 family protein, protein MRFPVVLAAVAAVVLVAGCQRSEPVSGEESPSASLAIKVLSNRADLISGGDALVELLLPETADAAKLRVEVAGRNVSSSFARRADGRVTGRVSGLALGRNVLSARFPDGSRGSITIINHPNGGPVFSGPQLQPWKCQEGAVDAQCNQPPQYSYLYKSINPLTPQLQPYDPENPPAGVATTTTDQGVSVPFVVRVEIGYQDRNQYRIATLFRPGEPWEPWAPQQQWNRKLLITHGGGCGTRYETWAAPTTDYSGTFDFLPAGIGPLLGDSPTVALGLGFAVMSTALNDNGKNCNIVTQAESLMMAKEHLVETYGELRYTIGTGCSGGSITQQQVANAYPGIYQGILPQCSFPDSWSSATQVMDYHLLRRYFESPAKWAAGVIWTPLQWAAVEGNLLPVNAIVSDIGFFDAFFPTSPRPGLDAAQQYHPETNPGGVRGGVPDAMINVLGLRDRSVWTPAEQAIGHGFAGIGVDNAGVQYGLETLRQGLITADMFVDLNAKIGGLDIDVNPVPNRLVADQPALANIYRSGALNVANNLADVAIINLTGPDVGLAHDAYRAFAVRERLLKAQGHYDNHVIWYGPILIIGDPGFTAAGLVAMDRWLAAVEADSRDIPLSQKIVSDRPADIKDRCAVSNPSTPDGLFLPILSGLLDPILGPVLGPILDPINAILHPVLNPVFGLVVDPVLQTVCGPGLVGDLVQTRFSTPRVVAGDALSTLTSKCQLKPLDRSDNYGLLGLSDAQWARMQEIFSEGVCDFSLPPVSLQPTIPWQTYQDDKGRVVYGGRPLPPAPAGVADGWSGAAFRTTGP, encoded by the coding sequence ATGCGTTTTCCAGTAGTACTTGCCGCCGTCGCGGCGGTAGTCCTTGTGGCCGGCTGCCAGCGCAGCGAGCCTGTTTCCGGCGAGGAGAGCCCATCGGCCTCCCTGGCGATCAAGGTCTTGTCCAACCGCGCGGACCTGATCAGTGGCGGCGATGCCCTGGTGGAACTGCTGCTGCCTGAAACGGCCGATGCCGCGAAGCTCCGGGTGGAAGTCGCGGGGCGCAACGTTTCCTCCTCGTTCGCGCGTCGCGCCGACGGCCGCGTCACCGGCCGGGTGAGCGGCCTGGCCCTGGGCCGCAACGTCCTGAGCGCACGCTTCCCGGACGGCTCGCGTGGCAGCATCACGATCATCAACCACCCCAATGGCGGCCCGGTGTTCTCCGGCCCGCAGCTGCAGCCCTGGAAATGCCAGGAAGGCGCGGTGGATGCGCAGTGCAACCAGCCGCCCCAGTACAGCTATCTCTACAAGTCGATCAATCCGCTGACGCCGCAGCTGCAGCCCTACGATCCGGAGAATCCGCCGGCCGGTGTCGCAACCACCACCACCGACCAGGGCGTGTCGGTACCCTTCGTCGTGCGCGTCGAGATCGGCTACCAGGACCGCAACCAGTACCGCATCGCCACGCTGTTCCGACCCGGCGAACCCTGGGAGCCCTGGGCGCCGCAGCAGCAATGGAACCGCAAGCTGCTGATCACCCATGGCGGTGGCTGCGGTACCCGCTACGAGACCTGGGCGGCGCCGACCACCGACTATTCCGGCACCTTCGACTTCCTGCCGGCCGGCATCGGCCCACTGCTGGGCGACAGCCCGACGGTGGCGCTGGGACTGGGCTTCGCGGTGATGTCCACCGCGCTCAACGACAACGGCAAGAACTGCAACATCGTGACCCAGGCCGAGTCGCTGATGATGGCCAAGGAGCATCTCGTCGAAACCTATGGCGAGCTGCGCTACACCATCGGTACCGGCTGCTCGGGGGGCTCGATCACGCAGCAGCAGGTGGCCAACGCCTATCCGGGCATCTACCAGGGCATCCTGCCGCAGTGCTCGTTCCCCGACAGCTGGTCTTCTGCCACGCAGGTCATGGATTACCACTTGCTGCGCCGCTATTTCGAGTCTCCGGCGAAATGGGCCGCCGGCGTGATCTGGACACCGCTGCAGTGGGCCGCCGTCGAGGGCAACCTGCTGCCGGTCAATGCGATCGTCAGCGACATAGGGTTCTTCGATGCCTTCTTTCCCACCAGTCCCCGGCCAGGCCTGGATGCCGCGCAGCAGTACCATCCCGAAACCAATCCGGGCGGCGTGCGCGGCGGCGTGCCGGACGCGATGATCAATGTGCTGGGGCTGCGTGACCGCAGCGTCTGGACGCCGGCCGAGCAGGCGATCGGCCACGGGTTCGCCGGCATCGGCGTCGACAATGCCGGTGTCCAGTATGGGCTCGAAACCCTGCGGCAGGGACTGATCACGGCGGACATGTTCGTCGACCTCAACGCCAAGATCGGCGGCCTGGACATCGACGTCAATCCGGTGCCGAACCGCCTGGTCGCCGACCAGCCGGCGCTGGCCAACATCTACCGCAGCGGCGCGCTCAACGTCGCCAACAATCTCGCCGACGTGGCGATCATCAACCTGACCGGGCCCGATGTCGGCCTCGCCCACGATGCCTACCGCGCCTTCGCCGTGCGCGAGCGCCTGCTCAAGGCCCAGGGGCACTACGACAACCATGTGATCTGGTATGGCCCGATCCTGATCATCGGCGACCCTGGCTTCACCGCGGCGGGCCTGGTCGCGATGGACCGCTGGCTGGCGGCGGTGGAGGCGGACAGCCGCGACATTCCGCTGTCGCAGAAGATCGTCAGCGACCGTCCAGCCGACATCAAGGACCGTTGCGCGGTGTCCAATCCTTCCACGCCGGATGGCCTGTTCCTGCCGATCCTCAGCGGCCTGCTCGATCCGATACTCGGCCCGGTGCTGGGGCCGATCCTCGATCCGATCAACGCCATCCTCCACCCGGTACTCAACCCGGTGTTCGGCCTGGTGGTGGATCCGGTACTGCAGACGGTTTGTGGCCCCGGCCTGGTCGGCGACCTGGTGCAGACGCGCTTCAGCACGCCGCGTGTGGTGGCGGGGGATGCGCTCTCCACGCTCACCAGCAAGTGCCAGCTCAAGCCGCTGGACCGCAGCGACAATTACGGACTGCTGGGGCTCAGCGACGCGCAGTGGGCACGGATGCAGGAGATCTTCTCCGAGGGCGTCTGCGACTTCAGCCTGCCGCCGGTCAGCCTGCAGCCGACGATTCCCTGGCAGACCTACCAGGACGACAAGGGCAGGGTGGTCTACGGCGGCCGGCCGCTGCCGCCGGCACCGGCCGGCGTGGCCGACGGCTGGTCGGGAGCGGCCTTCAGGACCACGGGACCGTAG